The Alosa alosa isolate M-15738 ecotype Scorff River chromosome 3, AALO_Geno_1.1, whole genome shotgun sequence nucleotide sequence TTGAGCAGGCGGAAGCCTGAGTCCAGCTCGTTGATGAAGTTAGAGATGCGCAGGGGACGCCCGTAGTCACCTGCCGTCACGCTGTTCACCGCCAGGCGAGACTGAGACGACAAAATGCCAATGAGAATTTGGCCCGGGTGTCATACAGCAATCAAGTTTATAAGTAACTGCATCCATTAACAAAAGGGCTGCTCGATTATGGCAAAAATCAAAATCACTATTAATTAGGTCAGTATTGATTGATTATGATTAGTCAAATAAACTGAaaagtaaatgtaaaaataaatgtataaatgtaaaaacATTGTCCAATTTAGCACACCAAAGTAAGGTATAACATAACTCCTGCATTAGTTAGATCACATTTATTCAACaagtattatatattatataaatccCTGATCAATCTGCTACGGCTCCACTACAAAGTCTCCACAATGTACCCACCCGCACTATACAGTGTTAATTTGTCTGAGCAAAAAGTGTGACTTGACTCACCAGTTCGCTTGCCATGATCAGAACGCCTGCCAGGTAATCCTCAATGTCCAGGTGAaatcctttctctctgtctatttcaaCTGGAAAGTAAAGACAAAGAAGCCCACACAGCAGTATGGTGAATACCAGGTGCCTAACGGAACTCTGAACGTAAACTTGAGAAGAGATCTAAATTCCATTTTTAAGGGCAAACATTTGCTACTTACTTCCTATGATCTTGGCAACCTCTTCTCGAGTCACCAGGGAGTCACTCTCCAAGTAGACCACGAAAGCAGCCAGGAATGCCAACCGCTGAAGCACGAAACGCCAATGCTCGTGAAACCTACGGGACAGGAAGAGAGGTTTGAGTATGAAGTGTAGTTTCTCCCATGTCACACCAACTAAAAACTACTCATGGAAATGCacaaggggtgggggggttgaaaGTACTCACCGGTAATACTGTTCTGCAGGAAATTTTGTTTTCAATTCTCCCATGTGCGTTCTCACAGTGCTGAACAACTCGCGTGCCCTTTGGCATTTGCTAGGAACTGTCAGAGGAAAAAATATTAACGTGGCTATGTAGAGAAGGAAATGCAGAATGAAGATGTTTGAGTTGTACAATATGGTCGACCTACTGTCTTTGAAACCGGTTGGTTGGTGAACACTTTGAAGCACAGTCAAGATTTCTCTTGCCGTTTGTTCGAGGACTTGGACTACTTTTCTTATGTCCTGTAAGAAAAGTTAAACCACAGTAGACCAGGCTGTTAAAGTTACTAGCTATTACTGGGTTAATATGTAACATGTAACATCCAACGGTAGCCTAAGCTAATTGTATGCGAGTGAGATGAGTGTGGGCACATGGGTTATTGCACAGCCACATGGGACTGGGAATAAGCTTTGATGAGCCACATTATTGTTGGCACAGTAATCTTACCCCCACTTACGGCAATGGGCATAACTATAGTCTATGTTTAAAATATTTAGATGCGAGCATAAGATTCGAgagtttagaaatcatttaatcatcatcatccacATGACGTTAGGTCGTTCTTGTAGTTCTATAGTTGGTCTGCTTGAAAATGAGAGGCACTACTAACTAAAGAGATAGGTAAATATAGGAGTACCAGTTGCATGCACGTCTATGCACTTCACTCTTAAGTCATATGGGCTAGCATCATAAATAGCTAGTCAGTCAAGCACGCCAATAACAAAAGCCACTGCGTAAAATGCAACCTCACAAGTTAGCGCAACGTTAGCCATTTGTATGGATATTACCGCATAGTTAACCCTTAATCACAGTCCTGTGTTCCAAAACTTTGTAGACTACACATGTATTTAACTGGTCAAGCATTGTTTACCTCTCTCACGTCTTGATCCGCGCTTAAAAAGCCCTGGATATAAGTGAACATCTCCGTAACCGACATAATGCAGTCAGCAAGATAAAATGCTGATTAATCAAAACGGTTCCGTGTGCTCGTCAGTCTGGAAATGTTCTCTATAGTTGCCGTTACTGCAACGTAAGAAGAAAATCTAAATCGCTTTCAAGCTAGTTGTTTCAGTCGTTTTTAACGTCAACGTGCTTTCGGGCTATGGGGCGCTTGCATAGGGGTGCTTGTCATCAACATGCTACGGACAAGGTCCTTTCTGGGCTTGTCGCATAAAGCTGATGTCATCGCCCTTGCCTGATATCATCGAAGCAGAcaaggcagcagcagcaaacaATTATTCCAAGAGCATGGAAAGAATCTATAATTATCCCTATTAAAAAACCTGGGAAAGATCCAAAGATTCCTAACAACTACAGACCAATAGCACTTACATCCCAAATGGGGAAAACAATGGAAAGAATAATGAATGACAGGCTTATATATGTAGTTGAGACTAAAGGATTGATACAAAATTATCGGAGTGGTTTTAGAAGAGGTAGAGGTAGGCTACTATGGACCCTTTAGTATTTTTGGAGGATGCAATAAGACGAGCTCAAGTAAATAAGGAGTCAGTGGTGGCTGTCTTTTGTGATATTGAGAAAGCATACGACATGATGTGGAAGGAAGGACTTTTGATTAAGTTAAATCACATGGGAATTAAGGGAAGAGTATTCACATGGATTAAGGATTTTTTGTCAGAGAGAACAATAATGGTGAGGATAAATGGGATGACAAGTGAGCGGTATCAGGTAGAAAATGGTATCCCGCAAGGGAGTATTATCAGTCCTTTACTGTTCTCCATCATGATAAATG carries:
- the tsn gene encoding translin; this translates as MSVTEMFTYIQGFLSADQDVREDIRKVVQVLEQTAREILTVLQSVHQPTGFKDIPSKCQRARELFSTVRTHMGELKTKFPAEQYYRFHEHWRFVLQRLAFLAAFVVYLESDSLVTREEVAKIIGIEIDREKGFHLDIEDYLAGVLIMASELSRLAVNSVTAGDYGRPLRISNFINELDSGFRLLNLKNDPLRKRYDGLKYDVKKIEEVVYDLSIRGLAKEQEAGGDK